The genomic region CTGTATTCTGAAGAAATCTCCCTCTTCTACCCAGAAGTCACTCAATTTCTGGTTCCACACTTTTCGCAATCCAGCAGATGATGGATACGTATTACTTGTTCCTTCACCATGCCATCTGTTAATTGCAAGATCTGCATCCATGTTCGTATCATTTGTGAAGATGATCTCCCCTCGCTTACGGTTTAAGATCTCGTTCCCAACCTGTCCATAAAAACTTGTAGAGAAATCCCAGTTTTTATAGTTGAATCCTATATTTCCACCAAATGTGAAATCTGGTAGAAACGATCCAAGAATAACTCTATCGGCATCATCAATGACCCCATCACCATTCTGATCCTTAAAAATAAGGTCTCCGGGAACAAGACCATTGTTCACAGCAATTGGATCTGCATCAATCTGGGCCTGATTCTGGTAAACCCCTGTTCTCTCATAACCATAAAAGGCGAAAAGAGGACCACCTTCCTGTGTTCTTTGACGAAATTCAGCTGAACCTGAATCAATATAACCACTTTCATTGGCAATTTCTAAAGCCTCATTGTTGATAGTGGTAAAGTTTGCACCAATCCTATAGCTAAAGTCATCGTTCACAGACTGGTTCCAGTTTACGGCCAATTCCAGACCTTCATTCCTGATAGTTCCTGAATTTTGATTCACACTTCGGTTAATGATAGGAATAAAAACCGGCAGTATGGCATCTTTAGTATCTCTAATGTAGTAATCTGCATCTATAGACAACCTGTTATCTAAAGCTTCAATATTAAGACCGAAGTTCTTTTCTTCGATTATTTCCCAGGTATTGTTAGAGAAAACACTGGTAGAAGTTATTCCTGAAACCGGTTGTTCACCAAGAGCAGCAGTAATTACTTCAATGGTATTTGATCCATCACTGGCAGCAACATTATCATTACCCAATTTTCCCCAGCTCGCTCTAAGCTTCAGAAAATCGACAACTCCATTATCCTCCATAAATTCTTCTTCAGAAATTACCCAACCAGCTCCAACCGAAGGGAAATAACCCCATGGATCTTTGGTGAATTTCGAAGAACCATCTGCTCTAAAAGTTCCGTAGAGAAGATACTTATCATCAAAATTGTAAGCAATCCTTCCGAAATAAGAGATCCCATAATATCTTCTTCCAATTTCACTTACGTTGTTATTAAAAGACTCATTATCTGCAAAATCCAGGTACCAGCTTGATTCAAGTTTAATACCTGCGATATCGGTTCCTGTTGCAGCAAAACCATTGCTAGCCTCATCACGATAAGAAGCACCGGCCATCACAGTAAGATCATGATCGCCAAACTCATTTTGATAAGTTAGGATATTGTCCCAGTATTGATTGGAAAAAGTATTGTTCTCTCTTTTAATACTTGACCTTCTTTCTACATTATTTCCTAAAGTATATGGAAGATCTACATAACGCTCTTCCAATGCTGAATAGTTGTGACTATAGGTCGTTTTGAAATCAAGTAATTCAGGAATCACCTCATATTGAAAATAAACACTGGCTAAAATCTTTCTAATTTTTAACCTGTTCTCATTAAAAGTAAGATCTGTAAATGGATTCTGTGTTCCCCGGTAACCCAGGTTTTGAGCATTCGCATAAGGAATTGGCTGCGCATCTGTATTCGTAGGATCAAGCACCGGCATAATTGGTACCGCGAAATATGATTTAAACCACGCTGCATTTTCGGGAGCATACTTTGTAGCATTACTGAAAACCGTGTTCACCCCGGCTTTAAAACGATCTGTAACGTCTACATCAATTTTAGACCTAAGGTTGAATCTCTCATATTCGTTTTTCATATCAAGAATTCCTTCCTGTCCGAAATAGTTGGCTCCCAAGGAGTAGGTTACTTTATCTGCTCCACCGGTGATTCCAATACTATGGTTTTGGATGATCCCATCACGAAGTACTTCTTCATACCAATCTGTATTTACGGCAGGTACATTAGGATTGATCCTGCTACGGCCATAACGTTCCATGGCATTTAATACAAATTGCACATCTGGAGCAGAGCCAGATTCGTACGCCATCGTAGTAAACTGCTCGGCATTTGCCATTTTCAGAACATTCTGAGCTCTTTGTATCCCGGTATAGCCATCGTACTCTATTTGTGGCTTTTGATTCTTCTTACCAGACTTGGTTTCAATGATTACTACCCCGTTAGCCGCTCTTACTCCATATATAGCGGAAGACGAAGCATCTTTTAGAATGTTTATTGACTT from Christiangramia sp. OXR-203 harbors:
- a CDS encoding TonB-dependent receptor, translating into MKVKLLLACVIFGVCSILAHAQQTKTISGIITDTGGVPLPGAEIKVTDKDIFDVTDFDGNFSLEGVEEGDTFRVTFLGFKQQTVQVTSSNDYNISLEEDAGQLDEVVVVGYGTQKKRDLTGAIVSVDSEEIEKTPTSNVMQSLQGKVSGVQIVSAGSPGDSPTVRIRGLGTYQDATNVLYVVDGTLYDNIDFLNTKDIKSINILKDASSSAIYGVRAANGVVIIETKSGKKNQKPQIEYDGYTGIQRAQNVLKMANAEQFTTMAYESGSAPDVQFVLNAMERYGRSRINPNVPAVNTDWYEEVLRDGIIQNHSIGITGGADKVTYSLGANYFGQEGILDMKNEYERFNLRSKIDVDVTDRFKAGVNTVFSNATKYAPENAAWFKSYFAVPIMPVLDPTNTDAQPIPYANAQNLGYRGTQNPFTDLTFNENRLKIRKILASVYFQYEVIPELLDFKTTYSHNYSALEERYVDLPYTLGNNVERRSSIKRENNTFSNQYWDNILTYQNEFGDHDLTVMAGASYRDEASNGFAATGTDIAGIKLESSWYLDFADNESFNNNVSEIGRRYYGISYFGRIAYNFDDKYLLYGTFRADGSSKFTKDPWGYFPSVGAGWVISEEEFMEDNGVVDFLKLRASWGKLGNDNVAASDGSNTIEVITAALGEQPVSGITSTSVFSNNTWEIIEEKNFGLNIEALDNRLSIDADYYIRDTKDAILPVFIPIINRSVNQNSGTIRNEGLELAVNWNQSVNDDFSYRIGANFTTINNEALEIANESGYIDSGSAEFRQRTQEGGPLFAFYGYERTGVYQNQAQIDADPIAVNNGLVPGDLIFKDQNGDGVIDDADRVILGSFLPDFTFGGNIGFNYKNWDFSTSFYGQVGNEILNRKRGEIIFTNDTNMDADLAINRWHGEGTSNTYPSSAGLRKVWNQKLSDFWVEEGDFFRIQNIQFGYTIESPSLPETRLYFTAERPFTFFDYNGFDPEVSNGVDRQTYPIPSVYTIGLNIKI